Proteins encoded by one window of Chromobacterium violaceum ATCC 12472:
- the folK gene encoding 2-amino-4-hydroxy-6-hydroxymethyldihydropteridine diphosphokinase: MTLAYVALGSNLEQPQQQVRAALAALGHLDGATLLRHSSLYRTAPVGYADQPDFINAVALLDTELPPLRLLDALLALEQRFGRQRSFRNAPRVLDLDLLYYDGVFLEEPRLILPHPRMRERAFVMVPLAEIAAGATLPGVGDIAALAADLAGSGVARLDDESNPNKQEQA; the protein is encoded by the coding sequence GTGACGCTGGCCTACGTGGCTCTGGGCAGCAATCTGGAGCAGCCTCAGCAGCAAGTCAGGGCCGCTCTTGCGGCCCTTGGCCATTTGGATGGCGCCACGTTGCTGCGCCATTCCTCGCTCTACCGCACCGCGCCGGTCGGTTACGCCGACCAGCCCGATTTCATCAACGCGGTGGCCTTGCTGGACACAGAGCTGCCGCCGTTGCGCCTGCTGGACGCGTTATTGGCGCTGGAGCAACGCTTCGGCCGCCAGCGCAGCTTCCGCAACGCGCCAAGGGTACTGGATCTTGACTTGTTGTATTACGATGGCGTCTTCCTTGAAGAGCCCCGGCTGATCCTGCCCCATCCGCGCATGCGCGAGCGCGCCTTCGTGATGGTGCCGCTGGCCGAGATCGCCGCCGGCGCCACGCTGCCGGGCGTCGGCGACATCGCCGCGCTGGCGGCGGACCTGGCCGGTTCCGGCGTGGCGCGCCTGGACGACGAGTCCAACCCCAACAAACAGGAACAAGCATGA
- a CDS encoding deoxynucleoside kinase: MSQLRYVVVEGPIGSGKSSLARRLSEYWGVQLKAEDPAANPFLPRFYRNMPAHALSTQLSFLLQRADIAREMISGELQAAPLVSDFLFEKDALFARLNLDEHELAIYQRLARLALPEYPVPDLVIYLQASEDILLQRVAARAVDYEVNFPEGYLKRVHAGYSEFFHQYEAAPLLIVNTDHLNLVDGDEDFELLIRCIAEMRGQRSYFNKSV; this comes from the coding sequence ATGAGTCAATTGCGATACGTGGTGGTGGAGGGGCCGATAGGCTCGGGCAAGTCTTCGCTGGCGCGCCGGCTGTCCGAATACTGGGGCGTGCAGCTGAAGGCCGAGGACCCGGCCGCCAATCCCTTCCTGCCGCGCTTCTATCGCAATATGCCGGCGCACGCGCTGTCCACCCAGCTGAGCTTCCTGCTGCAGCGCGCCGACATCGCGCGCGAGATGATCAGCGGCGAATTGCAGGCCGCGCCGCTGGTATCCGACTTCCTGTTTGAGAAGGACGCGCTGTTCGCCCGCCTCAACCTGGACGAGCACGAGCTGGCGATCTACCAGCGCCTGGCGAGGCTGGCGTTGCCGGAATACCCGGTGCCGGACCTGGTGATCTATCTGCAGGCGTCCGAGGACATCCTGCTGCAGCGGGTGGCCGCGCGCGCCGTCGATTACGAGGTCAACTTCCCCGAGGGCTACCTCAAACGCGTGCATGCCGGCTACAGCGAGTTTTTCCACCAGTACGAGGCGGCGCCGTTGCTGATCGTCAACACCGACCACTTGAATCTGGTGGACGGCGACGAGGACTTCGAGTTATTGATCCGCTGCATTGCCGAAATGCGCGGCCAGCGCAGTTATTTCAACAAGAGCGTCTGA
- the panB gene encoding 3-methyl-2-oxobutanoate hydroxymethyltransferase yields MKITVNTLHKLAEEGRKITMLTCYDASFASLLDEAGVEILLVGDSLGPVMQGVDSTLPVSEEDMLYHIRCVARGAKNALILGDMTFGAYQESPQQAFAHAARLLQAGAHMVKLEGGAYMAETTRFLVERGIPVCSHIGLTPQYVNMFGGYRVQGRGEDAQRILNDAKVLAEAGASLVLMECVPAPLAKEITETVKAPTIGIGAGADTSGQVLVLHDMLGVYPGKKAKFVKNFMEEAGSIQGAVQAYIKAVKDKTFPAEEHTY; encoded by the coding sequence ATGAAAATAACCGTCAATACCCTGCACAAGCTGGCCGAGGAAGGCCGGAAGATCACCATGCTGACCTGCTACGACGCCAGCTTCGCCAGCCTGCTGGACGAGGCCGGCGTGGAAATCCTGCTGGTCGGCGACTCGCTGGGCCCGGTGATGCAGGGCGTGGACTCCACGCTGCCGGTCAGCGAAGAGGACATGCTCTACCACATCCGCTGCGTGGCCCGCGGCGCCAAGAACGCGCTGATCCTCGGCGACATGACCTTCGGCGCCTACCAGGAGAGCCCGCAACAGGCCTTCGCCCATGCCGCGCGCCTGCTGCAGGCCGGCGCCCACATGGTGAAGCTGGAAGGCGGCGCCTACATGGCCGAGACCACCCGCTTCCTGGTGGAGCGCGGCATTCCGGTGTGCTCCCACATCGGCCTGACGCCGCAATACGTCAACATGTTCGGCGGCTACCGCGTGCAGGGCAGGGGCGAAGACGCGCAGCGCATCCTGAACGACGCCAAGGTCCTGGCCGAGGCCGGCGCCAGCCTGGTGCTGATGGAGTGCGTGCCGGCGCCGCTGGCCAAGGAGATCACCGAAACCGTCAAGGCGCCGACCATAGGCATAGGCGCGGGCGCGGACACGTCCGGCCAGGTGCTGGTGCTGCACGACATGCTGGGCGTGTATCCGGGCAAGAAGGCCAAGTTCGTCAAGAACTTCATGGAAGAGGCCGGCAGCATCCAGGGCGCTGTCCAGGCTTACATCAAGGCGGTGAAGGACAAGACCTTCCCGGCCGAAGAGCACACTTACTAA